The following proteins come from a genomic window of Mammaliicoccus sp. Marseille-Q6498:
- the adcA gene encoding zinc ABC transporter substrate-binding lipoprotein AdcA, with protein sequence MKKWMGFISIIFACAIILAACNQSDSKDSGDSNKLKVKTTVYPLKSFVEQIGGKHVEVESIYPAGTDLHSYEPTQKDILNASKADLFAYTGDDLDPVAKKIAATIKKDDKKLSLQNSIDQSELLTDSHKHEEHEEHGHEHHHHGGYDPHIWLDPQINREMIKGIKDELIKKDPKNKDEYEKNYKNLDNELKDIDNDLKKVTKDHKGHTVFISHESIGYLANRYGFVQKGVQSMNAEDPTQKELTQIVKEIKDTDAKYILYENNISSKITDTIRKETNAKPLPFSNMESLTKKQLDEKNLSYQSLMKENINNIEKSLNDKIKSDNHENAASHDKAIEKGYFKDKQVKDRELSDYAGDWQSVYPYLKDGTLDEVFKHKSEDGKMTAKEYKAYYDKGYKTDVENIKIEGNKISFTKNGKTTTGKYKYDGYDILKYEKGNRGVRYTYKLEGNATDDLPKYVQFSDHNIYPKKTSHFHIFTGNDKKKVLKELENWPTYYPTKLSKEEVKEEMLAH encoded by the coding sequence ATGAAGAAATGGATGGGGTTCATCTCTATTATTTTTGCTTGTGCAATTATTTTAGCTGCATGTAATCAAAGTGATAGCAAAGATAGTGGCGATTCTAATAAATTAAAAGTTAAAACAACTGTGTATCCACTGAAATCTTTTGTTGAACAAATAGGTGGCAAGCATGTTGAAGTTGAGTCGATTTATCCAGCAGGTACGGATTTACATAGTTATGAACCAACACAAAAAGATATTTTAAATGCGAGTAAAGCAGATTTATTTGCATATACAGGTGATGATTTAGATCCTGTCGCGAAGAAAATAGCAGCAACAATTAAGAAAGATGATAAAAAGCTATCATTACAAAACAGCATCGACCAATCAGAATTATTAACAGATAGCCACAAACATGAAGAGCATGAAGAACACGGTCATGAACATCATCACCACGGCGGATACGATCCACATATATGGTTAGATCCACAAATTAACCGTGAAATGATTAAAGGCATCAAAGACGAATTAATTAAAAAAGATCCTAAAAATAAAGACGAATATGAAAAAAATTATAAAAATTTAGACAACGAATTAAAAGATATCGATAATGATTTGAAAAAAGTGACTAAAGATCATAAAGGACATACAGTATTTATTTCACACGAATCTATCGGTTATTTAGCTAATCGTTACGGATTTGTTCAAAAAGGCGTACAAAGCATGAATGCTGAAGATCCAACTCAAAAAGAATTAACTCAAATCGTAAAAGAAATTAAAGATACAGATGCGAAATATATTCTTTATGAAAACAACATTTCTTCAAAAATTACAGATACAATTAGAAAAGAAACAAACGCGAAACCATTACCATTTAGCAACATGGAGTCTTTAACTAAAAAACAATTAGACGAAAAAAATCTTTCATATCAATCATTAATGAAAGAAAATATTAATAATATCGAAAAATCCTTAAACGATAAAATAAAATCTGATAATCACGAAAATGCAGCATCTCACGATAAAGCAATCGAAAAAGGGTACTTTAAAGACAAACAAGTAAAAGACCGTGAACTATCAGACTACGCAGGTGATTGGCAATCTGTTTATCCATATTTAAAAGACGGTACTTTAGATGAAGTATTTAAACATAAATCTGAAGACGGCAAAATGACAGCAAAAGAATACAAAGCATACTATGACAAAGGATATAAAACAGACGTAGAAAATATTAAAATAGAAGGAAACAAAATCAGTTTCACTAAAAACGGTAAGACAACAACAGGAAAATATAAATACGACGGGTACGACATACTTAAATATGAAAAAGGCAACAGAGGCGTAAGATATACTTACAAATTAGAAGGCAATGCAACAGACGACTTACCAAAATACGTACAATTCAGCGATCATAATATTTATCCTAAAAAAACATCACACTTCCATATCTTCACTGGAAACGATAAAAAGAAAGTATTAAAAGAGCTAGAAAACTGGCCAACATACTATCCAACAAAACTATCTAAAGAAGAAGTAAAAGAAGAAATGTTAGCACATTAA
- a CDS encoding nucleoside hydrolase, which translates to MEPNRKMIMDCDPGHDDAIALIIAGAKTSPLDILAVTTVAGNQSVDKNTRNALNVLDIINRGDISVSTGATRPLIKEAAFAGSIHGESGLDGPQLPNTPRLKATEHHGVDVIVEKVLNSDEPVTLVATGPLTNIAMALIQQPSIINNIKEIVIMGGGTFGNWTPTAEFNIWVDAEAAKRVFESGVPIVVFGLDVTHQLLGNDTIINRFSKIDNKVSKFVVELLKFFKSTYKSQFDMDGGPIHDACTILYLLKPEIFTLQHTHIQIENQSPLTYGTMSVDLNNTYKKAPNAYFATDVDVDMAWDLIDETLRSYE; encoded by the coding sequence ATGGAACCGAACAGAAAAATGATAATGGATTGTGATCCGGGCCATGATGACGCCATTGCTTTAATCATAGCCGGCGCAAAAACTAGCCCGTTAGACATATTGGCAGTAACAACTGTTGCGGGAAATCAATCTGTAGATAAAAATACAAGAAATGCGCTAAACGTATTAGATATTATAAATCGTGGAGATATTTCTGTATCAACTGGTGCAACAAGACCTTTAATTAAAGAAGCTGCTTTTGCTGGAAGTATTCACGGAGAAAGTGGCTTAGACGGACCACAATTACCAAACACCCCTCGCTTAAAAGCAACTGAACATCACGGTGTAGATGTCATTGTGGAAAAAGTATTAAACAGTGATGAACCTGTAACCCTCGTTGCCACTGGACCACTTACGAATATAGCGATGGCATTGATACAACAACCTTCTATTATAAATAATATTAAAGAAATCGTCATAATGGGAGGAGGTACTTTCGGTAACTGGACACCTACTGCAGAATTTAACATTTGGGTTGATGCCGAAGCTGCTAAAAGGGTCTTTGAAAGTGGCGTACCAATTGTTGTATTTGGGCTAGATGTTACACACCAACTACTCGGAAATGATACTATTATAAATCGCTTCAGCAAAATAGATAACAAAGTATCAAAATTCGTAGTAGAACTATTAAAATTCTTCAAGTCTACTTACAAATCACAATTTGATATGGATGGCGGACCGATTCATGATGCATGTACAATTTTATACTTGTTAAAACCAGAAATTTTCACACTTCAACATACACATATCCAAATCGAAAATCAAAGCCCACTAACTTATGGGACAATGTCCGTAGATTTAAACAATACTTATAAAAAAGCACCAAACGCATATTTTGCAACGGATGTAGATGTTGATATGGCTTGGGATTTAATCGATGAAACGTTAAGAAGCTATGAATAA
- a CDS encoding TetR/AcrR family transcriptional regulator: MKDTKTKIIEVSITEFSKKGYVGASLSSIASIIGIKKPSLYNHFNCKEILFIECINSTFKGPLEYAEQLIESNQTKEDLKEFLQKIVLNNHEHIKLYYQACFYPATPAIAEHVKNYLLKYKNEFRKAVYKVFEHEIPHKKEMWETYYEDIITFIDGWLSKRCYIEALSIPEINESLNGAYDRLSDFIFK, from the coding sequence TTGAAAGATACTAAGACGAAAATCATAGAAGTAAGTATTACTGAGTTCTCAAAAAAGGGGTATGTCGGTGCTTCATTATCAAGCATTGCAAGCATAATAGGAATTAAGAAACCATCGCTTTATAATCATTTCAATTGTAAAGAAATATTATTTATTGAATGTATTAATTCAACATTTAAAGGACCTTTAGAATATGCTGAACAATTAATTGAAAGTAACCAAACGAAAGAAGATTTAAAAGAATTTTTACAAAAAATCGTACTGAATAATCACGAACATATCAAACTTTATTATCAAGCTTGTTTTTATCCAGCAACACCAGCAATTGCAGAACATGTTAAAAATTACTTGTTGAAATATAAAAATGAATTTAGAAAAGCAGTATATAAAGTATTTGAACATGAAATACCACATAAAAAAGAAATGTGGGAAACGTACTATGAAGATATTATTACATTTATCGATGGATGGTTATCAAAGAGGTGCTATATAGAAGCACTATCTATCCCGGAAATTAATGAATCTTTAAACGGCGCATACGACAGACTAAGTGATTTTATATTTAAGTAA
- a CDS encoding TetR/AcrR family transcriptional regulator — protein MNDTSERLIIVSMQAFSEKGYYGTSLNNIAESLNIKKASLYNYIKSKDELYAQCITQCINQGIEIIERIDPNSPDIREELITFFKNYLFESDIFVKFYVQLSFAPENFTLEIEQQNDKLVNVFLNKLNQIHETLQLEINSEDFVLLVRMFLNGWIYRRAFIQSKSTQETVKNEFKQQATMLLNQVMEL, from the coding sequence GTGAATGATACATCTGAAAGACTAATAATTGTAAGTATGCAGGCTTTCTCAGAAAAAGGTTACTACGGGACATCTCTAAATAATATTGCTGAAAGTTTGAACATAAAAAAAGCAAGTTTGTATAATTACATAAAGAGTAAAGACGAACTTTATGCACAATGTATTACTCAATGTATAAATCAAGGTATAGAAATTATTGAAAGAATTGATCCGAACTCACCAGACATTCGAGAAGAACTGATTACTTTCTTCAAAAATTACTTGTTTGAATCAGACATCTTCGTCAAATTTTATGTTCAATTATCATTTGCTCCTGAAAATTTCACACTTGAAATTGAACAACAAAACGATAAGCTCGTTAATGTTTTCTTGAACAAATTAAATCAAATACATGAAACTTTACAACTTGAAATAAATAGTGAAGATTTTGTATTATTAGTTAGAATGTTTCTTAATGGATGGATTTATAGAAGAGCTTTTATACAATCAAAATCTACACAAGAAACAGTAAAAAATGAGTTCAAACAACAAGCGACAATGTTATTGAACCAAGTTATGGAGTTATAA
- the pgaC gene encoding poly-beta-1,6-N-acetyl-D-glucosamine synthase, protein MDLLLQFFIIYPIMMSVFWIIGTLIYYVLIERKLKTRSVNYEPTEGISFIISCYNEEETIADTIKNLNSLSFPIKEIIAVNDGSSDNTKAELLNLKHDYDFKFINLDINKGKANALNIAAAEAQYPYLMCVDADTIIDDDAPYYMIESLVKDASLGAVTGNPRIRNKSTLLGKIQTIEYASLIGSIKRAQTINGYINTISGVFTLFNKRALEENGYWDTDMITEDIAVSWKFHLSGYKIKYEPRALCWMLVPETFKGLWNQRVRWSQGGHEVILRDFKKMFKVRNISLWLLFLEQVVSVIWVYGIILMLVISLLKVNLLDFYFYNYNFSVFLLSAFLLTFVNIIQFTVSLLIDSRYERKNNFFVIFLSWYPTFYWIINALVVIVAFPKALKRKKGEFATWTSPDRGNIQESNQD, encoded by the coding sequence ATGGATTTATTACTACAATTTTTTATTATTTATCCAATTATGATGTCAGTATTTTGGATTATTGGAACGTTAATTTACTACGTATTAATTGAACGCAAACTAAAAACGCGCTCAGTTAATTACGAACCAACAGAAGGTATTTCATTCATTATCTCGTGTTACAACGAAGAAGAAACGATTGCTGACACGATTAAAAATTTAAACAGCCTTTCTTTTCCTATTAAAGAAATTATAGCGGTTAATGATGGCAGTTCAGATAACACAAAAGCAGAACTTCTTAATTTAAAACACGATTATGATTTCAAATTTATCAATTTAGATATCAACAAAGGAAAAGCAAATGCATTAAACATCGCAGCAGCAGAAGCACAATATCCTTATTTGATGTGTGTAGATGCCGACACGATTATAGATGACGACGCACCTTATTACATGATTGAAAGTTTAGTTAAAGATGCTTCACTTGGTGCAGTTACAGGTAACCCTCGTATTAGAAATAAATCAACTTTATTAGGAAAAATTCAAACCATTGAATATGCAAGTTTAATTGGAAGTATTAAACGCGCACAAACAATTAATGGTTACATAAACACAATTTCAGGTGTTTTCACGTTATTTAATAAACGTGCTCTAGAAGAAAATGGTTATTGGGATACAGATATGATCACTGAAGATATCGCTGTGTCATGGAAGTTTCACTTATCTGGTTACAAAATTAAATACGAACCACGTGCATTATGTTGGATGCTCGTACCTGAAACTTTTAAAGGACTATGGAATCAACGCGTGAGATGGTCACAAGGTGGACATGAAGTTATATTAAGAGATTTCAAAAAAATGTTTAAAGTACGCAATATTTCATTATGGTTATTATTTTTAGAACAAGTCGTTTCAGTCATTTGGGTATACGGCATTATTTTGATGCTTGTAATCTCATTACTTAAAGTGAATTTGTTAGACTTTTACTTCTATAATTATAATTTTTCAGTATTTCTATTATCAGCATTTTTATTAACATTTGTGAACATCATTCAGTTTACGGTTTCATTATTGATTGATAGTAGATATGAACGAAAGAACAATTTCTTTGTAATATTTTTAAGTTGGTACCCTACTTTTTATTGGATTATCAACGCTTTAGTTGTTATCGTCGCTTTTCCAAAAGCACTAAAACGTAAAAAAGGAGAGTTTGCCACATGGACAAGTCCAGACAGAGGAAACATACAGGAATCAAATCAAGATTAA